In Myotis daubentonii chromosome 16, mMyoDau2.1, whole genome shotgun sequence, one DNA window encodes the following:
- the TSR1 gene encoding pre-rRNA-processing protein TSR1 homolog yields the protein MAAHRSGPLKQHNKAHKGGRHRGRGSAQRDGKGRLALKSLSKKVRKELSRVDQRHRASQLRKQKKEAVLAEKRQLGSKDGPPHQVLVVPLHDRISLPEAFRLLQDRDTGTVHLNEWGRTHSFMLLCPGLKHRWFFTSARPGDLHTVLDLAKVADSILFLLDPLEGWDSTGDYCLSCLFAQGLPTYTLAVQGISGLPPKKQVDARKKLSKVVEKRFPDDKLLLLDTQPEAGMLLRQLANRKQRHLAFRDRRAYLFAHDADFVPNEENNLVGTLKISGYVRGQTLNVNSLLHIIGHGDFQMKQIDAPMDPFPLNPRVIKSQKDSGMAMEICATDAVTDMEEDLKVLMKADPDRQESLQTEVIPDPMEGEQTWPTEEELSEANDFLKEGSKVVKKVPKGTSSYQAEWILDEDGESGGEDDEYDDIEHEDFMEEESQGESSEEEEEEECETMTIGESVRDDLYDEKVDEEAEEKMLEKYKQERLEEMFPDEVDTPRDVAARIRFQKYRGLKSFRTSPWDPKENLPQDYARIFQFQNFTNTRKRIFKEIKEKDVEGAEVGWYVTLHVSEVPVSVVEYFKRGAPLAAFSLLPHEQKMSVLNMVVSRHPGNTEPVKAKEELIFHCGFRRFRASPLFSQHTAADKHKFQRFLTADMALVVTVYAPITFPPASVLLFKQNSNGMHSLVATGHLLSVDPDRMVIKRVVLSGHPFKIFTKMAVVRYMFFSREDVLWFKPVELRTKWGRRGHIKEPLGTHGHMKCSFDGKLKSQDTVLMNLYKRVFPKWTYDPYVPEPVPWVKSEISTVPEMDMQ from the exons ATGGCCGCCCACCGCTCAGGTCCGCTCAAGCAACATAATAAAGCTCATAAAGGCGGACGGCACCGGGGTCGGGGATCCGCGCAGCGCGACGGCAAGG GCCGCCTAGCACTGAAAAGCCTAAGCAAGAAGGTGAGAAAGGAGCTCAGCAGAGTAGACCAGAGGCATCGCGCCAGCCAGCTTCGGAAGCAGAAGAAAGAGGCG GTTCTGGCAGAGAAGAGGCAGCTGGGCAGTAAAGATGGCCCTCCTCATCAGGTACTGGTGGTGCCCCTGCACGACAGGATTTCCCTGCCAGAGGCCTTTCGGCTGCTTCAGGATAGGGACACTGGAACCGTACACTTGAATGAATGGGGAAGGACCCACAGCTTTATGCTGCTATGCCCCGGCTTGAAACATCGGTGGTTTTTCACATCTGCAAGGCCAG GAGATCTGCACACTGTGCTCGACTTGGCTAAAGTGGCTGATAGCATCCTGTTCCTCCTCGACCCACTAGAAGGCTGGGACAGCACCGGGGATTACTGCCTTTCCTGCCTCTTTGCCCAGGGCCTTCCCACCTATA CACTAGCTGTCCAGGGGATTTCTGGCCTCCCACCGAAGAAACAAGTAGATGCCAGAAAGAAGCTAAGTAAAGTAGTGGAGAAGCGCTTTCCTGATGACAAGCTCCTTTTGTTAGACACGCAACCGGAGGCCGGGATGCTGCTCCGGCAGTTGGCTAACCGGAAGCAGCGGCACCTTGCCTTTCGAGATCGGCGGGCCTATCTTTTTGCTCATGATGCTGACTTTGTGCCTAATGAAGAGAATAACCTGGTGGGGACCTTGAAAATTTCAGGCTATGTTCGTGGACAGACTCTGAATGTAAATAGCTTGTTGCATATCATTGGACATGGTGACTTCCAGATGAAACAGATAGATGCCCCTATGGATCCTTTTCCTTTAAACCCTAGAGTGATCAAATCCCAAAAGGACTCAGGCATGGCGATGGAG atttgtGCTACAGATGCTGTAACTGACATGGAGGAAGACCTTAAGGTCCTGATGAAGGCAGACCCTGATAGACAAGAATCTTTGCAAACAGAGGTTATACCTGATCCAATGGAGGGGGAGCAAACCTGGCCCACTGAGGAGGAACTGAGTGAGGCAAATG ACTTTTTGAAGGAAGGTTCCAAGGTGGTAAAGAAGGTTCCTAAAGGAACATCCAGTTACCAAGCTGAATGGATTTTGGATGAGGATGGCGAAAGTGGTGGGGAAGATGACGAATATGATGATATAGAACATGAGGATTTTATGGAAGAGGAATCTCAG GGTGAGAGtagtgaagaggaagaagaggaggaatgTGAAACTATGACTATTGGGGAGTCTGTGCGTGATGATCTATATGATGAGAAAGTGGATGAAGAGGCTGAGGAAAAAATgctagaaaaatataaacaagaaagACTGGAAGAGATGTTTCCAGATGAAGTAGATACGCCCCGTGATGTGGCTGCTAGAATTCG ATTTCAGAAATACAGAGGCCTCAAGAGCTTCCGGACATCTCCATGGGATCCTAAGGAAAATCTTCCTCAAGATTATGCTCGGATCTTTCAGTTTCAGAACTTTACCAATACCAGGAAACGCATCTTTAAAGAAATCAAGGAAAAAGACGTTGAAGGAGCTGAG GTTGGCTGGTACGTCACCCTTCATGTCTCTGAAGTACCCGTCTCTGTGGTTGAGTATTTCAAGCGCGGGGCACCCTTGGCCGCGTTTTCTTTGCTGCCTCATGAGCAGAAG ATGTCAGTGCTGAATATGGTGGTAAGCCGGCATCCTGGCAACACTGAACCTGTGAAAGCTAAAGAGGAGCTGATCTTCCACTGTGGGTTCAGGCGCTTCCGAGCCTCACCTTTATTCTCTCAGCACACTGCAG CGGATAAACATAAATTTCAGAGATTCTTGACTGCTGACATGGCCCTGGTGGTGACAGTATATGCTCCAATCACTTTTCCTCCTGCATCTGTGCTGCTTTTCAAACAGAATAGCAATG GAATGCACAGCCTCGTTGCTACCGGCCATCTCTTGTCAGTGGATCCAGACAGGATGGTCATCAAGAGAGTTGTTCTGAGTGGTCATCCTTTCAAAATTTTTACTAAGATGGCAGTAGTACGTTACATGTTCTTCAGCAGAG AGGACGTGCTGTGGTTTAAACCGGTGGAATTGAGAACAAAGTGGGGCCGCAGGGGACATATCAAGGAGCCTTTAG GTACTCATGGCCATATGAAGTGCAGTTTTGATGGGAAGCTAAAATCTCAGGACACAGTACTGATGAACCTCTATAAACGAGTTTTCCCCAAATGGACTTATGATCCATATGTACCAGAACCAGTACCTTGGGTGAAAAGTGAGATTTCAACAGTGCCAGAAATGGACATGCAGTGA
- the SRR gene encoding serine racemase isoform X1, whose amino-acid sequence MKLTCRKQQRTMCAQYCISFADVEKAHINIRDFIHLTPVLTSSILNQVTGRNLYFKCELFQKTGSFKVRGALNAIRGLIPIPSEKPKAVVTYSSGNHGQALAYAAQLEGIPAYIVVPQTAPNCKKLAIQAYGASIVYSEQSDESRENITKRIIEETEGIMVHPNQEPAVMAGQGTIAMEVLNQVPLVDALVVPVGGGGMIAGIAITVKALRPTVKVYAAEPLNADDCYKSKLKGELTPNPCPPETIADGVKSSIGLNTWPVIRDLVDDVFTVTEDEIKYATQLVWERMKLLIEPTAAVGVAAVLSQHFQTISPEVKNICIVLSGGNVDLTSITWMKQAERPAPYQSVSV is encoded by the exons atgaagctaACATGCAGAAAGCAGCAGAG AACAATGTGTGCTCAGTACTGCATCTCCTTTGCTGATGTTGAAAAAGCTCATATCAACATTCGAGATTTTATCCACCTCACACCAGTGCTAACAAGCTCCATTTTGAATCAAGTAACAGGGCGCAATCTTTACTTCAAATGTGAACTCTTCCAGAAAACTGGATCTTTTAAG GTTCGTGGTGCCCTTAATGCAATCAGAGGTTTGATTCCTATCCCTTCTGAAAAGCCCAAAGCTGTTGTTACTTACAGCAGTGGAAATCACGGCCAGGCTCTCGCCTATGCTGCCCAATTGGAAG GAATTCCTGCTTATATTGTGGTACCCCAAACAGCTCCCAACTGTAAAAAACTGGCAATACAAGCCTATGGAGCCTCTATAGTCTACAGTGAACAGAGCGACGAG TCCAGAGAAAATATTACCAAAAGAATTATAGAAGAAACAGAAGGCATCATGGTACATCCCAATCAAGAACCTGCAGTGATGGCTGGGCAAGGGACAATTGCCATGGAAGTGCTGAACCAG GTTCCTTTGGTAGATGCACTGGTGGTACctgtaggaggaggaggaatgatTGCTGGAATAGCAATTACAGTTAAG GCTTTGAGACCTACTGTGAAGGTATATGCTGCTGAACCCTTGAATGCAGATGACTGCTACAAGTCCAAACTGAAAGGGGAACTGACCCCCAATCCCTGTCCTCCAGAAACCATAGCAGATGGTGTCAAATCCAGCATTGGCCTAAACACCTGGCCTGTTATAAGGGACCTTGTGGATGATGTCTTCACTGTCACAGAGGATGAAATTAAG TATGCAACCCAGCTGGTATGGGAGAGGATGAAACTGCTTATTGAACCTACAGCTGCTGTTGGAGTGGCTGCTGTTCTGTCTCAGCATTTTCAAACAATTTCCCCAGAAGTAAAGAACATCTGTATTGTGCTCAGTGGTGGAAATGTAGATTTAACTTCCATAACTTGGATGAAGCAGGCTGAAAGGCCAGCCCCTTATCAATCTGTTTCTGTTTAA
- the SRR gene encoding serine racemase isoform X2, translated as MCAQYCISFADVEKAHINIRDFIHLTPVLTSSILNQVTGRNLYFKCELFQKTGSFKVRGALNAIRGLIPIPSEKPKAVVTYSSGNHGQALAYAAQLEGIPAYIVVPQTAPNCKKLAIQAYGASIVYSEQSDESRENITKRIIEETEGIMVHPNQEPAVMAGQGTIAMEVLNQVPLVDALVVPVGGGGMIAGIAITVKALRPTVKVYAAEPLNADDCYKSKLKGELTPNPCPPETIADGVKSSIGLNTWPVIRDLVDDVFTVTEDEIKYATQLVWERMKLLIEPTAAVGVAAVLSQHFQTISPEVKNICIVLSGGNVDLTSITWMKQAERPAPYQSVSV; from the exons ATGTGTGCTCAGTACTGCATCTCCTTTGCTGATGTTGAAAAAGCTCATATCAACATTCGAGATTTTATCCACCTCACACCAGTGCTAACAAGCTCCATTTTGAATCAAGTAACAGGGCGCAATCTTTACTTCAAATGTGAACTCTTCCAGAAAACTGGATCTTTTAAG GTTCGTGGTGCCCTTAATGCAATCAGAGGTTTGATTCCTATCCCTTCTGAAAAGCCCAAAGCTGTTGTTACTTACAGCAGTGGAAATCACGGCCAGGCTCTCGCCTATGCTGCCCAATTGGAAG GAATTCCTGCTTATATTGTGGTACCCCAAACAGCTCCCAACTGTAAAAAACTGGCAATACAAGCCTATGGAGCCTCTATAGTCTACAGTGAACAGAGCGACGAG TCCAGAGAAAATATTACCAAAAGAATTATAGAAGAAACAGAAGGCATCATGGTACATCCCAATCAAGAACCTGCAGTGATGGCTGGGCAAGGGACAATTGCCATGGAAGTGCTGAACCAG GTTCCTTTGGTAGATGCACTGGTGGTACctgtaggaggaggaggaatgatTGCTGGAATAGCAATTACAGTTAAG GCTTTGAGACCTACTGTGAAGGTATATGCTGCTGAACCCTTGAATGCAGATGACTGCTACAAGTCCAAACTGAAAGGGGAACTGACCCCCAATCCCTGTCCTCCAGAAACCATAGCAGATGGTGTCAAATCCAGCATTGGCCTAAACACCTGGCCTGTTATAAGGGACCTTGTGGATGATGTCTTCACTGTCACAGAGGATGAAATTAAG TATGCAACCCAGCTGGTATGGGAGAGGATGAAACTGCTTATTGAACCTACAGCTGCTGTTGGAGTGGCTGCTGTTCTGTCTCAGCATTTTCAAACAATTTCCCCAGAAGTAAAGAACATCTGTATTGTGCTCAGTGGTGGAAATGTAGATTTAACTTCCATAACTTGGATGAAGCAGGCTGAAAGGCCAGCCCCTTATCAATCTGTTTCTGTTTAA